The proteins below are encoded in one region of Candidatus Thiodiazotropha sp. LNASS1:
- a CDS encoding Mth938-like domain-containing protein, which produces MKFILDEASDGLSIQRYDQGEVTVSGVIYRENCIVLPDRIISAWRPGGFLDLSQEDFSFLAELSPEIVILGTGDRQHFPHPSLTQPLMQNQIGLEVMNTAAACRTYNILMSEGRRVAAALFMI; this is translated from the coding sequence ATGAAATTCATACTCGACGAGGCCAGCGATGGCCTCTCAATTCAACGCTATGATCAGGGTGAAGTCACCGTCAGCGGGGTCATTTACAGAGAAAACTGCATTGTGCTCCCTGACCGGATCATCTCAGCATGGCGTCCCGGTGGTTTTCTCGATCTCAGCCAGGAGGATTTCAGCTTTCTCGCTGAACTCTCTCCAGAAATCGTCATTCTGGGAACCGGTGACAGACAACACTTTCCGCATCCCAGCCTGACACAGCCACTGATGCAGAACCAGATCGGACTTGAAGTAATGAATACGGCCGCGGCTTGCCGAACCTACAATATACTGATGTCAGAGGGGCGTCGAGTGGCCGCCGCGCTGTTTATGATTTAA